The Ahaetulla prasina isolate Xishuangbanna chromosome 4, ASM2864084v1, whole genome shotgun sequence genome has a window encoding:
- the LOC131198011 gene encoding vomeronasal type-2 receptor 26-like: protein MEKAGDQRNLASLKLRQSNDAVKSHCRFVTQTYQHILAFVFAVKEINENRQMLHNISLGFNIYNAYFTGSLTYLISLKLLSTWDKFIPNYKCDVQSTTVAVIGGPNSKACVFMATILSIYKLPQLGYGSSPVINDPSQQAFLQWMFPSRNQQYVGILQLLSLFRWTWIGVIFIQDDNGLRFVQNELPKFSQGGICFDFIEPLPTLYFKTGIHEMIESWVKIYKLIINSPANVVFLHGEIHATIFLRMFPQIAELENIPMKANKVWIMTAQMEFTSVPFQHSSDLDILHGALAFAIHSQDVVGFHNFLQMRNPNVETTDGFIKDFWKQAFLCSFPTSLEEENVWNHCSGKEKLEDLPRSVFDMSITPHSYSIYNAVYAVAHALQSMTSMKLKNRIMSEEGQKKLLNQQFHHYLRKISFNNSIGEMISFDENGNLEVGFDIVNWVTFPNLSLHRVKVGRFDFRTPKGQAQPLSLCNEPCHKGQSKTKKEGKPFCCYDCLPCPRGKVSNQMDLESCYQCPEDHYPSKAQDQCIPRDISFLSFHEPLGITLAIVALLFSSITSLVLTVFVQHKDTPIVKANNRGLSYTLLASLLLSFLCPLLFIGRPQRATCLLRQTAFGIIFSLAVSCVVAKTLTVVLAFMATKPGSQMRSWVGKRLALFIVLSSTFIQTTLCTVWLVSSAPFPDFDMNSLPTEMVLECNEGSTVMFYCVLGFIGFLAMISFTVAFFGRNLPDCFNEAKFITLSMLLFCSVWISFVPAYQSTKGKYMVAVEIFSILASSAGLLVLIFSPKVYIILIRPELNNRQQLMQKTLIT from the exons ATGGAAAAGGCAGGTGACCAAAGGAATCTAGCAAGCCTTAAATTGAGACAATCCAATGATGCAGTTAAATCTCATTGCAGATTTGTGACTCAGACCTACCAGCACATCTTGGCTTTTGTctttgctgtgaaggagatcaatgagAATAGACAGATGTTGCATAACATCTCCCTGGGTTTCAACATTTATAATGCCTACTTCACTGGAAGCTTAACTTATCTTATTTCCCTGAAGCTTTTGTCTACATGGGACAAGTTCATTCCAAACTATAAATGTGATGTCCAAAGTACTACTGTGGCTGTCATTGGAGGACCCAACTCCAAAGCATGTGTTTTCATGGCAACCATCCTGAGCATCTACAAGTTACCGCAG CTTGGATATGGTTCTTCTCCTGTGATTAATGACCCATCCCAGCAAGCCTTCCTCCAATGGATGTTTCCTAGTAGGAACCAACAGTATGTGGGAATACTCCAGTTGCTTTCGCTTTTCAGATGGACTTGGATTGGTGTCATTTTTATACAGGATGACAATGGCCTAAGGTTTGTACAGAATGAACTCCCCAAATTTTCCCAGGGAGGTATCTGCTTTGATTTTATTGAACCATTACCAACCTTGTATTTTAAAACTGGCATTCATGAAATGATAGAATCATGGGTCAAAATATACAAGTTGATCATTAATAGCCCAGCCAATGTTGTGTTCTTACACGGTGAAATTCACGCTACAATCTTTTTAAGAATGTTTCCCCAAATTGCAGAACTTGAAAACATACCAATGAAAGCAAACAAAGTCTGGATAATGACTGCGCAGATGGAGTTCACTTCTGTTCCCTTTCAACATTCTTCAGATCTCGATATCCTTCATGGTGCCCTAGCCTTTGCAATTCACTCCCAGGATGTGGTGGGTTTCCATAATTTTCTTCAGATGAGAAACCCTAATGTGGAAACCACAGATGGTTTTATTAAGGACTTTTGGAAACAAGCGTTTCTCTGTTCCTTCCCAACATCTTTAGaagaggagaatgtctggaatcacTGCAGTGGGAAGGAGAAACTGGAGGATCTTCCTAGGTCTGTTTTTGACATGAGCATTACTCCCCATAGCTATAGCATCTACAATGCAGTTTATGCTGTGGCCCATGCATTGCAGTCAATGACTTCAATGAAGCTCAAGAACAGAATTATGTCAGAGGAAGGACAAAAGAAGCTCTTGAATCAACAG TTCCACCACTATCTAAGAaaaatctcatttaacaacagcatTGGAGAAATGATTTCCTTTGATGAAAATGGGAACCTAGAAGTAGGATTTGATATTGTCAACTGGGTCACATTTCCAAATCTAAGTCTACATCGAGTCAAAGTGGGAAGATTTGATTTCAGAACTCCCAAAGGACAA GCCCAGCCTCTGTCTTTGTGCAATGAACCCTGTCATAAAGGTCAAAGCAAGACCAAGAAGGAAGGGAAGCCATTTTGTTGTTACGATTGCCTTCCATGCCCAAGAGGAAAAGTTTCAAATCAAATGG ACTTGGAATCTTGTTACCAGTGTCCAGAGGACCACTATCCCAGCAAAGCCCAGGATCAGTGCATCCCAAGAGACATCAGCTTCCTATctttccatgagcctttggggaTCACCTTGGCCATTGttgctcttttattttcctccatTACATCTCTGGTCCTCACGGTCTTCGTTCAGCACAAGGACACTCCCATCGTCAAGGCCAACAACCGGGGCCTCAGCTACACCCTCCTGGCCTCCCTGCTGCTTTCCTTTCTCTGCCCTTTGCTTTTCATTGGTCGGCCTCAGAGGGCAACCTGTCTCCTTCGCCAAACTGCTTTTGGCATCATCTTCTCTCTGGCGGTTTCTTGCGTGGTGGCCAAAACCCTCACTGTGGTCCTagctttcatggccaccaagcccgGCTCTCAGATGAGGTCATGGGTGGGAAAAAGGCTGGCACTTTTTATAGTGCTTTCCTCCACTTTCATTCAAACCACTCTCTGTACTGTGTGGCTTGTGAGCTCTGCTCCCTTCCCAGACTTTGACATGAACTCTTTGCCTACAGAAATGGTCCTAGAATGCAATGAAGGCTCCACTGTCATGTTTTATTGTGTTCTCGGTTTCATTGGCTTCTTGGCCATGATCAGCTTTACAGTGGCTTTCTTTGGTAGGAACCTCCCAGACTGtttcaatgaagccaaatttatcaCCCTCAGCATGCTTCTCTTTTGCAGTGTCTGGATCTCTTTTGTCCCAGCCTACcagagcaccaaagggaaatacatggtggctgtggagatcttctccattttaGCCTCAAGTGCTGGATTATTGGTCCTCATTTTCTCCCCCAAAGTTTACATCATCTTGATAAGACCTGAGCTGAATAACAGGCAACAACTCATGCAAAAAACCCTCATAACTTGA